In Amycolatopsis solani, a single window of DNA contains:
- a CDS encoding cysteine desulfurase-like protein → MTYDVQSIRKHFPGLADGAAHFDGPGGSQVPDVIGEAVAGTLCAAIANRGVVTAAERRASAVVTEARRAAADLLAADPAGIVFGRSMTQLTYDFSRTLAKGWGPGDEVVVTRLDHDANIRPWVQAAAAAGATVRWADFDPATGELDVEAITSLLSDRTRLVAVTAASNLLGTRPDLPAIAAAVHDAGALLYVDGVHLTPHAAVDVTALGADFYACSPYKFLGPHLGLVAAAPALLETLHPDKLLPSTDAVPERFELGTLPYELLAGTTAAIDFLAGLVPGTGTRRTRLLASLTALEEHENALLARLDAGLAAIPGVTRYGAPGRHRTPTTLFSVGGVRSHAVYEHLGAQGVNAPASSFYAIECSRHLGLGDTGAVRAGIAPYTTEGDVDRLLAGLASLPR, encoded by the coding sequence GTGACCTACGACGTGCAGAGCATCCGCAAGCACTTCCCCGGGCTGGCCGACGGGGCCGCCCACTTCGACGGGCCCGGTGGTTCGCAGGTCCCCGACGTCATCGGGGAGGCGGTCGCCGGGACGCTGTGCGCCGCGATCGCCAACCGCGGGGTCGTCACGGCCGCCGAGCGCCGGGCGAGCGCGGTCGTGACCGAAGCCCGCCGAGCCGCGGCCGACCTGCTCGCCGCCGACCCGGCCGGCATCGTCTTCGGCCGGAGCATGACGCAGCTGACCTACGACTTCTCCCGCACGCTGGCCAAGGGCTGGGGCCCCGGCGACGAAGTCGTCGTCACCCGGCTCGACCACGACGCCAACATCCGGCCGTGGGTCCAGGCCGCGGCGGCGGCCGGGGCGACCGTGCGCTGGGCGGACTTCGACCCCGCCACCGGCGAGCTCGACGTCGAGGCGATCACGTCCCTGCTGTCGGACCGGACGCGGCTGGTCGCGGTCACGGCGGCGTCGAACCTGCTCGGCACCCGCCCGGACCTCCCGGCGATCGCGGCGGCGGTGCACGACGCGGGCGCGCTGCTGTACGTCGACGGCGTCCACCTGACCCCGCACGCGGCGGTCGACGTCACGGCGCTCGGCGCGGACTTCTACGCGTGCTCGCCGTACAAGTTCCTCGGCCCGCACCTCGGCCTGGTCGCGGCGGCGCCGGCGCTGCTCGAGACGCTGCACCCGGACAAGCTGCTGCCCTCGACCGACGCCGTCCCGGAACGCTTCGAGCTGGGCACGCTGCCGTACGAGCTCCTCGCGGGCACGACGGCGGCGATCGACTTCCTCGCCGGGCTGGTGCCGGGGACGGGCACCCGCCGTACGCGGCTGCTCGCGTCGCTGACCGCGCTGGAGGAGCACGAGAACGCGCTGCTGGCCCGGCTCGACGCGGGCCTGGCCGCGATCCCCGGGGTGACGCGGTACGGCGCTCCCGGACGCCACCGCACCCCGACGACCCTGTTCTCGGTCGGCGGGGTGCGGTCCCACGCGGTGTACGAGCACCTCGGCGCGCAGGGGGTCAACGCCCCGGCCAGCAGCTTCTACGCGATCGAGTGCTCGCGGCACCTCGGGCTGGGCGACACCGGCGCGGTGCGTGCCGGGATCGCGCCCTACACCACGGAGGGCGACGTCGACCGGCTGCTCGCCGGGCTGGCGTCGCTCCCCCGCTGA
- a CDS encoding M4 family metallopeptidase — translation MVGGREANRDVCDANHKVVSGSSESVRCGTAFDVTRKEGGAESSVADVNNVYTFFGQASDFYQKYVNVDLTELIGADYSDGTGKALRGTVRICVDGECPFANAFWDGEQMAFGEGVTTDDITGHELTHGVTQHTSGLSGGQADSINEGLSDVFGKFIGITSNDPNDTGDNRWLLGAGSSLGAIRNMKDPRSSLSPQPDRVNGPGWETNNPDEHINDGVVNKADYLITDGDTFNGQTVRGLGLDKSVQIWWGVENTLTQSATFKDVGDALNSSCAALAKAGTAGITTDDCTQVGNAVKATQLDQDPK, via the coding sequence GTGGTCGGAGGTCGCGAGGCCAACCGCGACGTCTGCGACGCGAACCACAAGGTGGTCAGCGGCAGCAGCGAGTCGGTCCGCTGCGGCACCGCCTTCGACGTCACCCGCAAGGAGGGCGGCGCCGAGTCGAGCGTCGCCGACGTCAACAACGTCTACACCTTCTTCGGGCAGGCCTCGGACTTCTACCAGAAGTACGTCAACGTCGACCTCACCGAGCTGATCGGCGCGGACTACTCCGACGGCACCGGCAAGGCGCTGCGCGGCACCGTCCGGATCTGCGTCGACGGCGAATGCCCCTTCGCCAACGCCTTCTGGGACGGCGAGCAGATGGCCTTCGGCGAGGGCGTCACCACCGACGACATCACCGGCCACGAACTCACGCACGGCGTCACGCAGCACACCTCCGGGCTGAGCGGCGGCCAGGCCGACTCGATCAACGAGGGCCTCTCGGACGTCTTCGGCAAGTTCATCGGCATCACGTCGAACGACCCCAACGACACCGGCGACAACCGCTGGCTGCTCGGCGCGGGCTCGTCGCTCGGCGCGATCCGGAACATGAAGGACCCGCGTTCGTCGCTCAGCCCGCAGCCCGACCGGGTCAACGGCCCGGGCTGGGAAACGAACAACCCGGACGAGCACATCAACGACGGCGTCGTCAACAAGGCGGACTACCTGATCACCGACGGCGACACCTTCAACGGGCAGACGGTGCGCGGCCTCGGCCTCGACAAGTCCGTCCAGATCTGGTGGGGCGTCGAGAACACGCTCACCCAGAGCGCGACCTTCAAGGACGTCGGCGACGCCCTCAACTCGTCGTGCGCGGCGCTCGCCAAGGCGGGCACCGCGGGCATCACCACCGACGACTGCACCCAGGTCGGCAACGCGGTCAAGGCCACCCAGCTGGACCAGGACCCGAAGTAG